From a region of the Malania oleifera isolate guangnan ecotype guangnan chromosome 12, ASM2987363v1, whole genome shotgun sequence genome:
- the LOC131144146 gene encoding mitotic-spindle organizing protein 1B — MDPEAARTARESLDLAFHMSNILDTGLDRHTLSVLIALCDLGLNPEALAAVVKELRQEPSSSSAVLATSSSHP, encoded by the coding sequence ATGGACCCAGAGGCTGCACGAACTGCTCGGGAATCTCTTGACCTGGCTTTTCACATGTCAAACATTCTTGACACAGGGCTTGATCGTCATACCCTCTCAGTTCTTATTGCACTTTGTGATCTGGGCTTAAATCCTGAAGCTCTAGCTGCTGTTGTGAAGGAACTACGACAGGAACCCTCTTCTTCATCTGCAGTGCTGGCAACGTCATCATCCCATCCCTAA